One Paracoccaceae bacterium genomic region harbors:
- a CDS encoding flagellin has protein sequence MSSIMTNTSAMVALQTMKGINANMNKTQSEISTGKTVATAKDNAAIWAISKVMESDVKGFKGIADSLSLGSSTISVARQASETVTNLLTEIKGKIVAAQEENVDRTKIQADISKLRDQIASVVGAAQFNGLNLVNGTQGTVNVLSSLDRGTGGTVATSSISVAAQDLTAGGYTAAAVLGSNTTGVSTNGDTAGFALDSGGGTGTLEFDGANFAAGDSVGVTIGGKTVSYTLSDADVASTSPGDIVAVALKQKIEALGFADLAVDYDSGTAQTLSFTNDGTNDLAVSVQFKNAGSGGLAALAGIDVTTQSGAAAALGNIEALQQTAINAAAEFGSVQGRIDIQNDFVSKLSDALKAGIGTLVDADMEEASARLQALQVQQQLGIQALSIANQQPQNILALFR, from the coding sequence ATGTCCTCGATCATGACGAACACCAGTGCGATGGTCGCCCTTCAGACGATGAAGGGGATCAACGCCAACATGAACAAGACCCAGAGCGAAATCTCTACCGGCAAGACCGTGGCCACCGCCAAGGACAATGCCGCGATCTGGGCCATCTCGAAGGTCATGGAGTCCGACGTCAAGGGCTTCAAGGGCATCGCGGACAGTCTCTCGCTGGGCTCGTCGACCATCTCGGTCGCGCGCCAGGCATCGGAAACCGTCACCAATCTGCTGACCGAGATCAAGGGCAAGATCGTTGCCGCGCAGGAGGAGAACGTCGACCGGACCAAGATCCAGGCCGACATCTCGAAACTCCGGGATCAGATCGCCTCGGTCGTCGGCGCGGCCCAGTTCAACGGCCTGAACCTTGTGAACGGCACGCAGGGGACGGTGAACGTGCTGTCCTCGCTTGACCGGGGCACCGGCGGCACCGTGGCAACCTCGTCGATCTCGGTCGCAGCCCAGGATCTGACGGCAGGTGGCTATACCGCGGCGGCGGTGCTGGGCAGCAACACCACCGGCGTTTCCACCAACGGCGATACGGCTGGCTTCGCGCTCGATTCGGGCGGTGGCACGGGCACGCTGGAATTCGATGGCGCGAACTTCGCCGCGGGTGACAGCGTGGGCGTCACGATCGGCGGAAAGACGGTCAGCTACACGCTGTCGGATGCCGATGTGGCCTCTACCAGCCCCGGCGACATCGTCGCCGTCGCGCTGAAGCAGAAGATCGAGGCCCTGGGTTTTGCCGATCTGGCGGTGGACTACGACTCGGGCACGGCACAGACACTGTCCTTCACCAATGACGGGACCAACGACCTTGCGGTCAGCGTGCAGTTCAAGAACGCCGGGTCCGGCGGGCTTGCCGCGCTTGCAGGGATCGACGTGACAACGCAGTCGGGCGCCGCCGCCGCCCTGGGCAACATCGAGGCACTGCAGCAGACGGCGATCAACGCGGCTGCCGAATTCGGCTCGGTGCAGGGACGGATCGACATCCAGAACGACTTCGTCTCGAAACTGTCCGATGCGTTGAAGGCCGGGATCGGCACGCTGGTCGACGCCGACATGGAAGAGGCGTCCGCCCGGCTTCAGGCGCTGCAGGTTCAGCAGCAGCTTGGCATCCAGGCGCTGTCGATCGCCAACCAGCAGCCGCAGAACATCCTGGCGCTCTTCCGCTGA
- the flaF gene encoding flagellar biosynthesis regulator FlaF — MQTAQVARAAYARPDAPLRDPRTVEYDIFARVTRALAEAWDRRKVDHSGLAQALHANARLWRTLAADLAEPGNALPAELRARLFYLHEFSVAHGRKVLEGTADAGVLVDINTAVMRGLRGEVTQA, encoded by the coding sequence ATGCAAACCGCCCAAGTGGCGCGGGCCGCCTATGCACGCCCCGACGCCCCCCTGCGCGATCCGCGCACCGTCGAGTACGATATCTTTGCCCGCGTCACCCGCGCTCTGGCCGAGGCCTGGGACAGGCGCAAGGTCGACCACTCAGGCCTCGCGCAGGCACTTCACGCCAATGCGCGGCTCTGGCGCACCCTGGCGGCCGACCTCGCCGAGCCCGGCAACGCGCTGCCGGCCGAACTGCGGGCGCGGCTGTTCTACCTGCACGAATTCTCGGTCGCGCACGGCCGCAAGGTGCTGGAAGGTACCGCAGATGCGGGTGTGCTGGTCGACATCAACACTGCCGTGATGCGCGGTCTGCGCGGCGAGGTGACACAGGCATGA
- a CDS encoding flagellar hook-length control protein FliK: MAGPEAVDTCAPTHRTAAQTNALPPAAAAPLPVPVAMLAQVLHAAATGTSGDTTEVMLDPVELGRLSITVSGEGGALSLTIQAERPDTLDLLRRHGDQLLADLRQAGLGGATLNFGSGGGRGRQPTQHTPAASGDAAWAAHRPSAADAVAMASAIGTAGLNLRL, from the coding sequence ATGGCGGGACCCGAAGCGGTCGATACATGCGCACCAACGCACCGAACCGCGGCGCAGACCAACGCCTTGCCGCCCGCCGCCGCGGCGCCATTGCCGGTGCCCGTGGCGATGCTTGCCCAGGTCTTGCACGCGGCGGCGACCGGCACTTCCGGGGACACGACTGAGGTCATGCTCGATCCTGTCGAGCTGGGCCGCCTGTCGATCACCGTGTCCGGCGAGGGTGGGGCGCTCAGCCTGACCATCCAGGCCGAGCGCCCCGACACGCTTGATCTGTTGCGGCGGCACGGCGATCAGTTGCTGGCCGACCTGCGGCAGGCAGGCCTCGGCGGTGCCACACTCAACTTCGGCTCCGGCGGCGGGCGCGGACGCCAGCCGACCCAGCACACCCCGGCGGCATCCGGCGATGCCGCCTGGGCGGCCCATCGCCCTTCGGCAGCGGACGCCGTTGCCATGGCATCCGCAATCGGCACGGCCGGGCTCAACCTTCGCCTCTGA
- a CDS encoding rod-binding protein — MLRARADEMEAVFLAEMLGHAGLGRSPDAFGGGIGEEQFGSLLRRAQADAIVAAGGIGLAEAIFRSLVTRDDG; from the coding sequence GTGCTTCGCGCGCGTGCGGACGAGATGGAAGCGGTCTTTCTGGCGGAAATGCTTGGCCATGCCGGTCTGGGCAGGTCGCCGGATGCCTTTGGTGGCGGGATCGGCGAGGAGCAGTTCGGTTCCCTTCTTCGGCGGGCACAGGCAGATGCCATTGTCGCCGCGGGCGGCATCGGCCTTGCCGAGGCGATCTTCCGGTCGCTCGTGACGCGCGATGACGGCTGA
- the flbT gene encoding flagellar biosynthesis repressor FlbT has product MTGLVLKLGPGERVLINGAVIENGERRSRLAIRSPNAHILRLRDAIHPEEANTPVRRVCYVAQLVLSGDVTAAEARMQLLRGIEQLSQVLTDHDSRSLLATATTAVVDNQHYQALKALRGLLPREERLFAAGRA; this is encoded by the coding sequence ATGACCGGGCTCGTCCTGAAGCTGGGTCCCGGCGAGCGGGTTCTGATCAACGGCGCCGTGATCGAGAATGGCGAGCGCCGGTCCCGGCTGGCGATCCGGTCTCCCAACGCCCATATCCTGCGCCTGCGCGACGCGATCCATCCCGAGGAGGCGAACACACCGGTCCGGCGTGTCTGCTACGTGGCGCAGCTTGTCCTGTCGGGCGATGTCACCGCAGCAGAGGCGCGGATGCAGCTCCTTCGGGGGATCGAGCAGCTCAGCCAGGTGCTCACCGATCATGACAGCCGCAGCCTGCTGGCCACCGCGACGACCGCCGTTGTCGACAACCAGCACTACCAGGCACTCAAGGCGCTTCGCGGACTGCTCCCGCGGGAGGAGCGGCTGTTCGCCGCCGGGCGCGCATGA